The genomic stretch TCTGTCAGTAAAACCGATGAAAATGATGGATCGGCCCGTGGCCGTGACCGACGCTGAAGCGGTCGGCCGATGCGATCGCGGCGCTGACCCAGGCCTTGGCGTTGCGGACGGCGGTTACGAGGTCCTCGCCCTTGGCAAGCCCCGCCGCGATCGCCGACGACAGCGAGCAGCCGGTGCCATGGGTATTTTCGGTCGCGATCCGCGGTGCGGCGAGCGCGATCGTACCTTTGGCGTCGATGAGATAATCGATGCTCTCGGCGCCCTGCCCGTGGCCGCCCTTGATCAGCACGGCCGGGCAGCCCATCGCCAGCAAGCGCTGGCCCTGGTTCTCGATGGCGGCTTCGCTCGTCGCCACCGGCTCGTCCAGCAACGCGGCGGCCTCCGGCAGATTGGGCGTGATCACCAAGGCGCGCGGAATGAGTTTGGTGCGGAGCGCCTCGACCGCCTCTTGCGCCAGCAGGCGGTCGCCCGAGGTCGCGACCATCACGGGATCGAGCACGACGTGCTTTGGCGCCCAGCGCGTCAGCCCCGCGACGATGGCATCGATGCTGGCCGGCTGCGCCACCATGCCGATCTTGACGGCGGCCACAGTGAGATCGGAAAACACCGCGTCGATCTGCGCGGTCACGAACTCGGCCGGCACCGCGTGAATACCGCTGACCCCTTGGGTGTTCTGCGCCGTCAGCGCCGTGATGACCGAGGCGCCATAGACGCCGAGCGCGGCAAAGGTCTTCAGGTCGGCCTGGATGCCGGCGCCGCCGGACGAATCAGAACCGGCAATGGTGAGCGCGATCGGCGTCGTCATCGCAGGGCTTGTGCGGCTGGTACGATCAGGGCCATGAGGTGTACTAGCGCGGCGGGAGATTGGCAGCAAGTTCGCTTGCCACAAGCCTGCATTTTTGGCCTATTGTGAGCAATAATTTCGGAGACGTAAGCGATGGTTCCCTTCTTCGTTCAGTTCAAATGCAAGCTTGGCCAGTCCTACGCCGTCGCCAACGCGCTTGCGGAAGCCGAAATCGCCTCGGAGATCTACTCCACCGCCGGCGATTACGACCTGCTGGTCAAGTTCTACGTCGACAACGACACCGACATCGGCCATTTCGTCAACGAAAAGGTGCAGATCATCCCGGGTATCCAGGACACCCACACCATCATCACCTTCAAGGCGTTCGGCACCGGTTAGCCGTGGTGCGAAATGGCGGAGGCACCGTGGATCGACGACAGCTTCTTCGCGTGGCCGCGACTGCGGTGGCGTTGGGTTCGCCGGCGCGCGTGTTCGCCCAGACACCGGGTCCCGGGCCAGTCATGAGCGCGCTCAGTGCCTATATGAGCGCCGCGGGTGCCCGCGCCCTCCCCGCTGAGATGACCGAACAGGCCAAATATCATCTGCTCGATACGTTGGCCGCGATGATCTCCGGATCGGAATTGCCGCCCGGCCAGGCCGCCCAACGCTACATAAGCGAGCGCGGTGCGAAAGGCGCGATGACGGTTGTGGCGTCCGACCTGACGGCCGGGCCGGCCGATGCCGCGCTTGCCAATGGCGTCATGGCGCATGCCGACGAGACCGACGATTCGCATAATGAATCGCGCTCCCATCCGGGCTGCTCGGTGGTGCCGGCGGCACTGGCGGCGGGAGAGGAATTCGGAATCGACGGCGCCACGCTGCTGCGGGCCGTCACGCTCGGCTACGACGTGGGAACGCGGGTCGTGATGGCGATGGGCGGCGCTGATTTCAGCTACGCGAGCAGCCTGTCGACCCACAGCATCACCGGAACGTTTGGCGCCGCCGCCGCGGCGAGCTGCGCCGCCGGCCTCGATGCACAGCAGATGCGCTGGGCGCTCGACTATACGGCCCAGCAATCCTCCGGCTTCATCGCCTGGCGGCGCGATACCGACCACATCGAGAAGGCTTTTGTGTTTGCAGGCATGCCGGCGCGGAACGGCGTCACCTCGGCATTGCTCGTCAAGACGGGCTGGAACGGCGTCGACGATATCTTCTCCGGTGCCGACAATTTTTTCGCCGCCTATGCGCCGAAAGCGCAGCCCGACCGCCTGATCGAGAAGCTTGGCGAGCGCTACGAGATCGCGCGAACCGACATCAAGAAATGGACCGTCGGCTCGCCCATTCAGGCGCCGCTTGACGGGATCGAGGCGATCCACGGCAAGAAGCCGTTCGAGGCCGACCAGGTCAGGCGCGTGACGGTGCGCCTTGCGCCATCGGTTGCCAAGGTGGTGGACAACCGCGACATCCCCGACATCTGCCTGCAGCACATGGTCGCCGTGATGCTGCTGGACAAGACCGTTTCCTTCCGCGGCGCCCACGACAAGCCGCGCATGCAGGATGCGGCCGCCCTGCGCCAGCGCGCCAAGGTGAACCTGGTCTATGACGAGGAACTCGCCAAATTACTGCCGGTGCGCGTCACGGTGGTCGAGATCGAACTGAGCGACGGCAGCCTGCTCACCGAGCGCATCACGGCGGTGCGCGGCACGCCGCGTAACCCGATGACGCGCGCCGAGGTGATCGACAAGTCCCGCGATCTCACGGCGCCGGTGCTCGGACGCGACAAGTCGGATAAACTGATCGAGACGGTGCTCGGAATCGAATCCGTGGCCGACATTCGCAGCTTGCGGCCGCTGGTGCAGCGCGGCTAGTCTTTCGCGCATCGCCTCGCAGCCGCGCTCCCCCTTGAAACCGGAGTACTGATCCTGTCATCTGAAACGACTGTCACTTTTAGCCGGCTAAAGGCCTTCATCCAGGAAGCGCTGGCGAAGCTGGGCTTGCCGGACGAGGATGCCGCGACCGTCGCCACGCTGATGGCGGAAGCCGATTTGCAGGGCTCGGACGGGCACGGCGTGACCCGGCTGCCGCAATATGCAAGGCGCATCAAGGCAGGCGGCTTCAACGTCCGGCCCGACATCCGCGTGGTGCACGATCACATCAGCACCGCGGTGGTGAACGGCGACAATGGCATGGGCCATCTCGTCATGAAGCGTGCGGCCGGGATCGCGATCGAAAAGGCGCGCACCACGGGCATTGCATGGGTTAACTCGCAATTCTCCAACCATGCCGGTCCCGCCTCGCTCTATGCGACCATGCCGCTCGCCCACGACATGATCGGATTGTATTTTGCGGTCGGCAATGCCAACCATCTGCCGCCCTGGGGCGGCCTCGACATGCTGCTGTCGACCAATCCGATTGCCGCGGCGATCCCGGCCGGTGAGGAGAAGCCGATCGTGCTCGATATGGCGACGACGGTGGCGTCCTACGGCAAAGTAAAGACCAAGGCGCTGCGCGGCGAGACCATGCCGGAAGGCTGGATGATCGATCGCGAAGGCAAACCGCTGACCGATCCGAAGCGAGCCGACGAGGGCATGCTGTTGCCGCTCGGCGGCATGGAGGCCGGCTACAAGGGCTACGGCCTCGCGATGATCATCGGCCTCTTGGCGGGCACGCTCGGCGGGGCGGCGATGGGCCGGGACGTCATCGACTTCAACCATGACGACGACAGCGTCACCAACACCGGCCAGGCGATCGCGGCCATCAACATTGCCGCCTTCGGCGACGTCGCAATGTTCAAGAAAAGCGTCGACAATCTGGTGCGCGATTTTCGCAACTCGAACCGGATGCCGGGCGTGGACCGGATTCTCGTGCCCGGCGAACGCAGCCACGAGACGCGGGCAAGCCGCACGCGCCTCGGCATTCCGATCGCAGCGGCGCTGCTGCGCGGGCTGGACCAGGTGGCCGATGACCTCGGAATCGCGCGGCTCGCGTAGCCGGCTGGCCCGGGATGTCTTTTGATCGAACCAGCACCGGTATTCCTTCACCTCGCCCCGCTTGCGGGGAGAGGTCGAAATTCAAGCCAACGGGTCGGCGCGAAGCGCCGCCCGATGACAGGCTCCGCGCCGACCCGTTGGCTTGAATTTCGGGTGAGGGGGAGTCACAGCGAACTCATCTCCCACCGTCACCGCGGCACGAGCCCCTCACCCCAACCCTCTCAGAGCGAGCTTCGCTCGTCTTGGCCCCGCAAAAGCGGGGCGAGGGAGATCAACCCGAACGCGTCACGCGCTAGTGTTACTGCGTCAGAAATCTATATGCGACAATCAGAGCCACCATGCTCGCGAAAATCAGCAGTGCCGAGAGAGATTTTCGGATCATTGGCCTCGTCGAATGGCGCGCAGCCGATAGACCGGGCTGAGGTTTAGGCCCTCTCTGAAACCGCACGACTTTGCCCTCTGTCGTTGGTGTGCGAGCCTTTGGTTCCGGCGCCGCACCCACGCCTCCCATCTCGCTGTAATAGGCGCTGTAGACCTCGCGAACGGCCACGGCCGTGGACTCGGCCTCGCTCATCGTCTCCAGTCGGGTTCGATAGTTAGTCAGAAAGCTCTGTGCGTTTGACGGAAGGTCATCGAAACCACCGAGCTTGGCCATCATGAGCCAAGTGGCAAAATCCGCCTCGGCCTTGGTGCGGGCTTTCTTGGCGATACTGGTGTTGGAGCTGGAGGACATGGTGGTCCGATTGGTTCGCCCGCCCAAACTCGCCGGCGTTCATGGCGATCGTTGGACAGTTCGCTTAGGTATCTTGGTTGACGTCAGGTGTCCCGCCGACGAGATTAGCGGCTGGTTGCAGCCCCGTGAGTGCCGCGCCGGGATGCTCCTGGCTATCCGGGTGTCGACTAGCCTGTAATTGTCAGTCGGTGTATAAGCATCTCCCATGGGTTGGGATGCGGAAGACGTAGCACTGCTCAAAAAACTCTGGACCGTCGGACAGAGCGCCGCGCAGATCGCGCGACGTCTTGGGTGTAGCCGTAACGCGGTCTGCGCCAAGCTAACTCGTTTGGGCCTGAAGCGTGGTCACAAGCCGCCAACCGCAAAACCCAAGATAAGGCCGGTGCCGAAGCGGAACCCAGCGCTGTTGGCGGCCTGTGCCCGCTCGGTGGATAGGATAGTGTCTACGCGCAAGCCGGGAGTGAGGCAACCTGAGGAATTCACCAAGTCGCAGTTGGAGGCAATGTTGGCTGAGGCCGCTGCTAACACCGCGCGACTGCCTCGATGATGCGTTCAACGAGCCCGTGATCCGGGAACCTATCCGCAGCATGGTCGCGATTGGTACGGTCGTGTTGACGAGCCGCCGCAGCTGACCAGCGCTGGCATGCCCCGAAAAACGGTGCGGCGCTAACCCTCATTCGGAAATCAGAGCAGAAGGCGTAAAATCCCCTAGGGTCCATACCCGAGGAGCAACAACATGACCCCACACATCCCCGAGGAATTTTCCACCAGGTTGATCGACTGGAGTCCCTTCGTGATCACGGGCAACACGATGCCGCCCCGAGATCCTGATGAGGACGAAGAGGACGAAGAGGAAGAGGACCGCGCCGACGAACCGCCGGTCGTGCGCGAGCCGGACGAAGACTAGCTAGGAATCCGTCTCCGCCGCCGATTCGATCAGTGAATGGTGATCGCCGCCGGCGCATGGCGCGCCTGACGGTACTGCCGGCGAGGCCTGATATCCGAAACGGCAACGCGAGCAAGATCAGGATTTGTCGTCGCTCTTTGCCTTCTTTGGCGGCCGTGGCGGTCCCTCGACCGGCGGCAGCGACTTGATGTAGTCGGCGATGGCGGCGCGGTCCTGCGGCGACAATTGCGAGGTGTTCTTTATCACGCGCGCCATCGCGCCGCCGGCGCTGTCGCCTTCCGGCATCTGTCCGGTTTCGAGAAAATACGCGATATCTTTCGCGCTCCAGTCGGCCAGCCCCTTTTGCGTGATGTTCGGGACCCAGCCCTCGCCTTCCGGATCGGGCCCGCCTGCAAATCGCTGCGATCCAATGATCCCGCCGAGGAAATTCCTCGGGCTGTGACACTCCGCGCAATGGCCGAGGCTGTTGACGAGATACGCGCCGCGATTCCACCGCACCGGCTGCGCAGCATCCGGCGTAAACGGCTTGCCGTCCATGAACAGCCATTTCCAGATCCCTACGTTGCGGCGGATGCTGAACGGAAACGGCACCTCGTGATCGCGCACCTTGCCGGCGACCGGCGCCAGTGTCTTCAGATAGGCGAAGAGGTCCCTGATATCCTCGACCCGCGCACGCTGGTAGGACGTATAGGGAAGCGCCGGGAAGTAATGCTGGCCGGCTGGCGAGGTCCCCTTCTGCAGCGCGGTAACAAAATCGGCCTCGCTCCATCGTCCGATACCGTCATTCGGATCCGGCGAGATATTGGGGACGTAGAAGGTGCCGAACGCCGAAGGAATCGCAAGCCCACCGCCGAGCTTCAGGCGATCGGGTTGATTGGGCACCGCGTGGCAGGCGGAACATCCACCGGCATTGAACGTTGTGAGGCCGTTGGCGAGATCAGGCTGATAGGAGGGAAGCGCATTCGCCGCGACCACCGCCGGAATCGTCAGCCACCAGAACAACCCGAAGCCGGCGCCGCCGGCCAGAGCGGTCACAAGGAGTATTCGTCGCAGCATTCACCGATCCGTCATCAGAGCGTTTTCGAGCGAAAGCCTGTCCCGCACTTGATGCGGGATGGATACCGGTTCGCACAGCAATCAAGTTTACGCAGATTGCGTAGACTTATCTGCGGTAGAAAACGCGTCAAAACAGAAATCTAGCCCTTCTACTTGATAGGTAGTATGGCCGCACTTTGCGCCATAAGCTTGCAGGAAATTTCTTACGGCCGACGCCATTTCGGGAATAAATCCGGAAAAGCGTTGTTTTGAAGCTGACACTGTCGTTTGACGTCAACAGGGAGAAAACCATGTCGAACAAGACCATGCTCGCCACGCTCGCGCTGGGTGCAGCGATTGCCTTTGCCGGCCCCGCGTTCGCCGAAAAGATGAAAGCCACGCTGGACGGCAAGGCCGAAGTGCCGCCGACTACCACCGCCGGCAAGGGAACGGCTGACATCGATTACGATGCCGCCACCAAGAAGCTGAGCTGGAAGGTGACCTACTCCGGTCTCTCCGGACCTGCGACTGCGGCGCATTTCCATGGGCCCGCCGAAGCCGGCAAGAACGCCGGCGTCGCGGTTGCGATCCCGAACGCGACCTCGAGCCCGGCCGAAGGCAGCGCCACGTTGACCGACGCCCAGGCCGCAGACCTGATGGCGGGCAAGTACTACGTCAACATCCACACCGCAGCCAATCCGGGCGGCGAAATCCGCGGCCAGGTGACGAAGTAAGTCTTCGCACCGGTGACGAAGAGGTCTTCGCACCGGTGACGAAGAGGTCTTCACACCGGTGACGAAGAGGTCTTCACACCGGGGTGACGAAGCAAGCTTCGGTATTTTTCGGCATCTCAAGATAAAGGGTGGACGCCCGACGGCGACCACCCTTTATTATTTCGGCTATCTCGAACTATTTGAACCGGACGATTGGATCGGCTTCGGCCGAATCTGACGCCGGACTATTTCAGCTTGACGCGATACGTCTCGTGGCAACCGGTGCATTTTTCCTGGATCGTATCGAACGCGACCTTCAGGCTGGCAGCATCCTTGACCGTGCCCTTCACATCCGCGATCGCCTTGCTGACGGGAGGGATCTTCGCGTCGAAATCAGCCTTGTTCTTCCAGATTGACTGCTTCGCTCCGTACGTTGCGTTCACCACGTCTTCCTTGGGATTGGTCGCAAATACGGTGGAGATCGTCGGCACGCTTTTTTCAAGGTCGGCGATGGCGGCATCGACCGCTTTCTGATCGTAGGGAATTTCGCCCTTCACGGTCTTGAGCAGCACGCCGTACATGCTCTTGCCCTGTGCCCGCATCAAATTGTCCTGCTTAACGGCCAGATCCTGGTCCGCCATCACGGCGCCGACACCGAGCAACAAGGTCCCTGCAACAACAACCGTTCGTATCATCGGCCAGTTCTCCATCTCGAGCAGCGGTTCCAAACGAAGCCGCGAACCCGTCTGCACGAGTCGCGGCTTATCCATCGGTAGAACTCCGGGCGCGGCATTTCATTCCCGCGCCCGGCAAAATATCAGAGGCTATGCCGCCGCTGGTGCTCGCGGATCGCGATCCAGACCCGTTCGGCGGTCGCGGGCATGTCGATGTGGTCGATCTTGTATTCGCGCCACAGCCCCTCGATGATCGCGTTGACCACCGCGGCACAGGAGCCGATCGCACCGGCCTCGCCCGCACCCTTGACGCCGAGCGGATTGGTCGTACAGGGCACGTTGTGGGTTTCGAAGTGGAATGACGGGCCGTCGGAAGCGCGCGGCAGCGCATAGTCCATGAACGTACCGGTGACGAGCTGGCCATCGCTCGAACTATAGACCGCCTGCTCCATCAGGGCCTGACCGATCCCCTGCATCGCGCCGCCATGAACCTGGCCGGCGAGCAGCAACGGATTGAGCGTCACCCCGAAATCGTCGACGATGACGTAGTTGACGATCCGGGTGATGCCGGTTGCGGGATCGATCTCGACTTCGGCGAGATGCGTGCCGTTCGGATAGGTGCCGTCGGCCTGGGTAAAGGTCGCGCTCGCATTCAGCTTCGAGGGATCGACGCCCGGACGTTTTGCCAGGTCGGCAAAGCTGATCGAGCGATCGGTGCCGGCGATTCGAATCCGGCCGTCGCTGATCTCGAGATCGCCCGCGCTGGTCTCCAGCGCTTCGGCAGCGATCTCCTTGAGCTTGCCGCCGAGCTCGCGGGTGGCAAGCTGGACGCTGACGCCGCCGGTCGGAATCGACGCCGAACCGCCGGTGCCGAGCCCGGTGGCGATCCGGTCAGTGTCGCCTTGGAGGACATGGACGCGCTCGGGCGGCAGCCCGAACTGTTCGGCAATCAATTGCGCATAGGCGGTCTGGTGGCCCTGCCCGCTCGACTGCGTGCCGATCAGGACGGTGACGTCGCCATCGGGATCGAGCGCCACATTGGCGGTCTCTTCGCCCATGGTGCCGCAGACCTCGACATAGCTCGCAAGGCCGATGCCGCGCACCAGGCCCGCCTTCTTCGCGGCCTTGGCGCGCTTGGGAAATTCCTTCCAATTGGCAACCTCCATCGCGCGCTTCATATGCGCGGTGAAATCGCCGGAATCGTAGATCTTGCCGGTCGCGGTCTTGTACGGCATCGCCTTCGGCGCGATGAAGTTCTTACGCCGGATCGCGTCGGGCGTCAGCCCAAGCTTTCGCGCGGCGGCGTCGACCAGCCGCTCCACGACATACGCCGCCTCGGGGCGTCCCGCGCCGCGATAGGCGTCGACCGGCACGGTGTTGGTGAAGACAGTGCGGACGCGGCAGTGGAACGCCTGGATGTCGTAAAGCCCGGGCAGCATGCCGGCGCCGCCGTGCGGAATGTAGGGCCCGAAGGTCGAGAGATAGGCGCCCATGTCGCCCATCAGGTCGACGTCCATGCCCAAGAACTTGCCGTCCTCGGCCAGCGCCATCCGCGCGGTCGTGACATTGTCGCGGCCCTGCGCGTCGCCCATGAAGTGATCGGCGCGGTCGGCGGTCCATTTGATGGTCTTGCGCAGCTTTCGCGCGGCGACCGCGATCAGCGCGTATTCGCGGTAGGGAAACAGTTTTGTGCCGAACCCGCCGCCGACATCGGGACAGATCACCCGCATCTTTTCCAGCGGCATCTTCAGCACCATGCCGCCGATGATCTCGCGCAGTCGATGGCTGCCCTGACTGCCGATCGTCAGCGTCAGGTGATCGCGCTTGGCGTCGTATTCGGCGACCGCCGCGCGCGTCTCCATGAAATTGGTCACGATGCGCGGATTGACGATCGACACCTCGGCGACCGCATGCGCCTTGGCGAACGCAGCTTCTGCCGCTTTCTTGTCGCCGATCGAAACATCGAACAGGACGTTGCCGGGTTGATTGGGCCACACCTGCGGCGCATCTTTCTTGACGGCATTGGCAAGACCGACCACGGCGGGCAGCGGCGTCCATTTGACGTCGATCGCCTCGATCGCGTCACGGGCCTGGTCGATGGTATCGGCGACCACGAAGGCGACGGCGTCGCCGACGTGACGGACCTCATCCTTCGGCAGGATCGGATAGGGCGGCCCGGTGAAGGGATCGACTTCCAGATTGAACAGGCAGGGCAGATCGCCGAGATCCCTGACGTCGTCGGCGGTCAGCACCGCGCCGACGCCGGGCATCCCGCGGGCCTTGGTGACATTGATGGTGAACTTGGCATGCGCATGCGGCGAACGCAGCACCAGCGCATGCATCGCCGGCTGCGGCGAAAAATCGTCGGTGTAGCGGCCCTTGCCGCGAATCAGCGCATCATCTTCCTTGCGCCGGACGCTCTGACCGACGCCGAATTTAATGGGAGCTGCCATCGTATCTCCAAATGCGCTGTTATTTGGCGCCATATTGGCGCGGTTCGCCGCGAAGCGCAAACGGGTTTAGCCGCGGATCAAGGAGAAAAGCCAACCTCTGCCGAACAGCACCAGGACGGAGAAACCGTAGACAAAAGCCCCGACCGCGACCAGAAGCAGCAATGTCAACTCGTCGCGAAATGCATGCATTTGAGCAAAGTACAGCAGCGAAAATCTCGCGGTCAGCCAGAGCGCGGCCGCCATGACGATGCCCGACACGGCGAACTTCGCAAACGACTGCATCAGGGCGCGATTGAGTTCGAGATAGCCTCTTCGCACCGCAAAACCGAGCACCAGCAAGAGATTGATCCAGGCGCCGACGGCGGTGGCGAGCGCGAGACCGATCTGGGCCAGCGTCCCCATCAAGGCAATCTTCAAGGCGACGTTGACGGCGACGCCGGTCAGCGCCGCCTTGACCGGCGTGGCGGTGTCCTTGCGGGCATAGAAGGTTGCGACCGCGCTGCGGATCATCACGAACGGGATGAGGCCCACCGCATAGGCCGCCAAGGTCGCGCCCGCGGTCGCCGCATCCGCTTTCGAGAACGCGCCGCGCGCAAACATCGCCCGCATGATGACGTCGGGCACCGTCAGGAACGCCGCGACGAACGGCACCGAAAACAAAAGCGTGAAATCAAATGCCCGCCGCTGCGCCGCCGCCGCACCGGCATGATCGTCCGCCGTCAGCCGCCGCGACATCTCCGGCAGCAGCACCGTGCCGATGGCGATGCCGATCACGCCGATCGGCAACTGGTTGAGACGGTCGGCATAATACAGCGCCGAAAGCGCGCCGGCGGGCAGGAACGTCGCGATGATGGTATCGGCGAACAACGCGACCTGCGTGCCCATCGAGCCGAGGGTCGCGGGCCCGAGCGCGCGAAAGAACGCGCGCACGTCTTCGTCGAGCTTGAGCGGCGCAAAGCGCGGCAGGCCGCCGTGGCGCGCGAGGTCGCCGGCGAGCAGGAAGAATTGCAGGAAGCCGGAAATCAGCACGCCCCAGGCCGCGGCGTGGCCGGCGCTCGGAAAAAATGCCGCGAGCGCCAGCGTCATCATCATCGCGAGGTTGAGGAAGATCGGTGCCGCCGCGGCGCTGGCAAAGCGAT from Bradyrhizobium sp. Ash2021 encodes the following:
- a CDS encoding cytochrome c; this encodes MLRRILLVTALAGGAGFGLFWWLTIPAVVAANALPSYQPDLANGLTTFNAGGCSACHAVPNQPDRLKLGGGLAIPSAFGTFYVPNISPDPNDGIGRWSEADFVTALQKGTSPAGQHYFPALPYTSYQRARVEDIRDLFAYLKTLAPVAGKVRDHEVPFPFSIRRNVGIWKWLFMDGKPFTPDAAQPVRWNRGAYLVNSLGHCAECHSPRNFLGGIIGSQRFAGGPDPEGEGWVPNITQKGLADWSAKDIAYFLETGQMPEGDSAGGAMARVIKNTSQLSPQDRAAIADYIKSLPPVEGPPRPPKKAKSDDKS
- a CDS encoding xanthine dehydrogenase family protein molybdopterin-binding subunit yields the protein MAAPIKFGVGQSVRRKEDDALIRGKGRYTDDFSPQPAMHALVLRSPHAHAKFTINVTKARGMPGVGAVLTADDVRDLGDLPCLFNLEVDPFTGPPYPILPKDEVRHVGDAVAFVVADTIDQARDAIEAIDVKWTPLPAVVGLANAVKKDAPQVWPNQPGNVLFDVSIGDKKAAEAAFAKAHAVAEVSIVNPRIVTNFMETRAAVAEYDAKRDHLTLTIGSQGSHRLREIIGGMVLKMPLEKMRVICPDVGGGFGTKLFPYREYALIAVAARKLRKTIKWTADRADHFMGDAQGRDNVTTARMALAEDGKFLGMDVDLMGDMGAYLSTFGPYIPHGGAGMLPGLYDIQAFHCRVRTVFTNTVPVDAYRGAGRPEAAYVVERLVDAAARKLGLTPDAIRRKNFIAPKAMPYKTATGKIYDSGDFTAHMKRAMEVANWKEFPKRAKAAKKAGLVRGIGLASYVEVCGTMGEETANVALDPDGDVTVLIGTQSSGQGHQTAYAQLIAEQFGLPPERVHVLQGDTDRIATGLGTGGSASIPTGGVSVQLATRELGGKLKEIAAEALETSAGDLEISDGRIRIAGTDRSISFADLAKRPGVDPSKLNASATFTQADGTYPNGTHLAEVEIDPATGITRIVNYVIVDDFGVTLNPLLLAGQVHGGAMQGIGQALMEQAVYSSSDGQLVTGTFMDYALPRASDGPSFHFETHNVPCTTNPLGVKGAGEAGAIGSCAAVVNAIIEGLWREYKIDHIDMPATAERVWIAIREHQRRHSL
- a CDS encoding cytochrome c, giving the protein MDKPRLVQTGSRLRLEPLLEMENWPMIRTVVVAGTLLLGVGAVMADQDLAVKQDNLMRAQGKSMYGVLLKTVKGEIPYDQKAVDAAIADLEKSVPTISTVFATNPKEDVVNATYGAKQSIWKNKADFDAKIPPVSKAIADVKGTVKDAASLKVAFDTIQEKCTGCHETYRVKLK
- a CDS encoding MmgE/PrpD family protein, which codes for MDRRQLLRVAATAVALGSPARVFAQTPGPGPVMSALSAYMSAAGARALPAEMTEQAKYHLLDTLAAMISGSELPPGQAAQRYISERGAKGAMTVVASDLTAGPADAALANGVMAHADETDDSHNESRSHPGCSVVPAALAAGEEFGIDGATLLRAVTLGYDVGTRVVMAMGGADFSYASSLSTHSITGTFGAAAAASCAAGLDAQQMRWALDYTAQQSSGFIAWRRDTDHIEKAFVFAGMPARNGVTSALLVKTGWNGVDDIFSGADNFFAAYAPKAQPDRLIEKLGERYEIARTDIKKWTVGSPIQAPLDGIEAIHGKKPFEADQVRRVTVRLAPSVAKVVDNRDIPDICLQHMVAVMLLDKTVSFRGAHDKPRMQDAAALRQRAKVNLVYDEELAKLLPVRVTVVEIELSDGSLLTERITAVRGTPRNPMTRAEVIDKSRDLTAPVLGRDKSDKLIETVLGIESVADIRSLRPLVQRG
- the murJ gene encoding murein biosynthesis integral membrane protein MurJ codes for the protein MLGRIFTVGGYTLLSRLTGFARDIMLAAILGAGPVADAFFVALRLPNHFRAIFAEGAFNAAFVPAYAHVHGERGEASARLFSDRIFTLLFASQLILLAVAWLFMPQAMSILAPGFTEDAEQRRLAIELTRITFPYLLLITLVTLYGGMLNVMHRFASAAAAPIFLNLAMMMTLALAAFFPSAGHAAAWGVLISGFLQFFLLAGDLARHGGLPRFAPLKLDEDVRAFFRALGPATLGSMGTQVALFADTIIATFLPAGALSALYYADRLNQLPIGVIGIAIGTVLLPEMSRRLTADDHAGAAAAQRRAFDFTLLFSVPFVAAFLTVPDVIMRAMFARGAFSKADAATAGATLAAYAVGLIPFVMIRSAVATFYARKDTATPVKAALTGVAVNVALKIALMGTLAQIGLALATAVGAWINLLLVLGFAVRRGYLELNRALMQSFAKFAVSGIVMAAALWLTARFSLLYFAQMHAFRDELTLLLLVAVGAFVYGFSVLVLFGRGWLFSLIRG
- the thiD gene encoding bifunctional hydroxymethylpyrimidine kinase/phosphomethylpyrimidine kinase; this encodes MTTPIALTIAGSDSSGGAGIQADLKTFAALGVYGASVITALTAQNTQGVSGIHAVPAEFVTAQIDAVFSDLTVAAVKIGMVAQPASIDAIVAGLTRWAPKHVVLDPVMVATSGDRLLAQEAVEALRTKLIPRALVITPNLPEAAALLDEPVATSEAAIENQGQRLLAMGCPAVLIKGGHGQGAESIDYLIDAKGTIALAAPRIATENTHGTGCSLSSAIAAGLAKGEDLVTAVRNAKAWVSAAIASADRFSVGHGHGPIHHFHRFY
- a CDS encoding Ldh family oxidoreductase, with amino-acid sequence MPDEDAATVATLMAEADLQGSDGHGVTRLPQYARRIKAGGFNVRPDIRVVHDHISTAVVNGDNGMGHLVMKRAAGIAIEKARTTGIAWVNSQFSNHAGPASLYATMPLAHDMIGLYFAVGNANHLPPWGGLDMLLSTNPIAAAIPAGEEKPIVLDMATTVASYGKVKTKALRGETMPEGWMIDREGKPLTDPKRADEGMLLPLGGMEAGYKGYGLAMIIGLLAGTLGGAAMGRDVIDFNHDDDSVTNTGQAIAAINIAAFGDVAMFKKSVDNLVRDFRNSNRMPGVDRILVPGERSHETRASRTRLGIPIAAALLRGLDQVADDLGIARLA
- a CDS encoding GcrA family cell cycle regulator, whose protein sequence is MGWDAEDVALLKKLWTVGQSAAQIARRLGCSRNAVCAKLTRLGLKRGHKPPTAKPKIRPVPKRNPALLAACARSVDRIVSTRKPGVRQPEEFTKSQLEAMLAEAAANTARLPR
- a CDS encoding Lrp/AsnC ligand binding domain-containing protein is translated as MVPFFVQFKCKLGQSYAVANALAEAEIASEIYSTAGDYDLLVKFYVDNDTDIGHFVNEKVQIIPGIQDTHTIITFKAFGTG
- a CDS encoding CHRD domain-containing protein, which encodes MSNKTMLATLALGAAIAFAGPAFAEKMKATLDGKAEVPPTTTAGKGTADIDYDAATKKLSWKVTYSGLSGPATAAHFHGPAEAGKNAGVAVAIPNATSSPAEGSATLTDAQAADLMAGKYYVNIHTAANPGGEIRGQVTK